The DNA segment GTATATGGTTTACTCGGTGCGAATGGTGCAGGAAAAACAACAATGATGCGACTGGTCTGCGGTGTTTTAAAGCCAGACAGCGGAACGGTTACGTTGGATCATTTAGATGTGTCTACAGAAGAATATCGAGCAAAGATTGGATATTTACCACAGGATTTTGGATATTACCCTGACTTTACAGGAATGGATTTCTTGCTTTATATGGCGGCATTAAAGGGGATAAAAAAAAAGCGGGCAAAACACAGAGCGAATGAATTATTGGAGCTGGTGTCCTTACGGGAAGAGGCAGGAAAAAAGATAAAAAACTACTCAGGTGGAATGAAACAGCGGCTGGGAATTGCACAGGCTCTATTGAATCAGCCGCAACTTCTAGTTTTAGATGAACCAACGGCAGGGCTTGACCCGAAAGAGCGTGTTCGTTTTAGAAATCTGATTGCTGAAATTGGGAAAGAAAATATTGTTATTTTATCGACTCATATTGTTTCAGATATCGAGCATATTGCGGATACCATACTGATGATGAAAGACGGACAGTTCATTTATCAGGGAAAATGGGATGAAAGTCAGGGGGATCTGGAAAAATTTTATTTGAAACAGTTTGAGGAGAATGTATATGAATGAAATAGGTACACTTTATGTCTATGAGTTGAAAAAAACTTTTAATAGAAAGATTGTTTGGATTGTTGGTGGTATAATGCTGCTGCTATGTGTGTTTCTTAGCCTGAGTGATTTGATCTCTAATTCAACTTCTTACGGA comes from the Blautia liquoris genome and includes:
- a CDS encoding ABC transporter ATP-binding protein, with translation MELIIDRLTKQYHSKIAVDRISIKLQQGVYGLLGANGAGKTTMMRLVCGVLKPDSGTVTLDHLDVSTEEYRAKIGYLPQDFGYYPDFTGMDFLLYMAALKGIKKKRAKHRANELLELVSLREEAGKKIKNYSGGMKQRLGIAQALLNQPQLLVLDEPTAGLDPKERVRFRNLIAEIGKENIVILSTHIVSDIEHIADTILMMKDGQFIYQGKWDESQGDLEKFYLKQFEENVYE